Proteins found in one Quercus robur chromosome 2, dhQueRobu3.1, whole genome shotgun sequence genomic segment:
- the LOC126713638 gene encoding uncharacterized protein LOC126713638 has translation MEACFLTSRSFTKTTELVPSIKARILNHPKRFSRQFKCRLVGSPFLVSCCYMESSSWPWEDENKPYIKADWRGFRAKLVAGEGATRSQAQEPPSHVVDPDIAVDYPLPLPITIGDKWAHIIHEPEKGCLLVATEKLDGVHIFEKTVILVLSMGALGPSGVILNRPSLMSIKETRSTVLDVTGTFSGRPLFFGGPLEEDGLFLVSTSGSDDGVRRSGVFEEVMKGLYYGSKESVGCAAEMVKRNVVGVEDFRFFDGYCGWEKAQLKDEIRAGYWTVAACSPSVIGLASSVPSVGLWEEVLGLMGPRKVW, from the exons ACCCAAAGAGATTTTCTAGGCAATTTAAGTGCAGACTAGTTGGCAGTCCATTTTTAGTATCAT GTTGTTATATGGAATCATCATCCTGGCCCTGGGAAGATGAAAACAAGCCTTATATTAAAGCTGACTGGCGAGGCTTTAGAGCAAAACTTGTAGCTGGAGAAGGAGCAACAAGGTCCCAAGCCCAAGAGCCCCCCTCTCATGTTGTTGATCCAGATATTGCGGTGGATTATCCCCTACCTCTACCCATCACAATTGGTGATAAATGGGCTCACATCATTCATGAGCCAGAGAAGGGTTGCTTACTCGTAGCTACTGAAAAGCTTGATGGTgttcatatttttgaaaaaacagtTATCCTAGTCTTGTCAATGGGGGCCTTGGGCCCATCTGGGGTCATTCTTAATCGACCATCACTTATGTCCATCAAGGAAACGAGATCAACGGTGCTAGATGTAACAGGGACATTCTCTGGTAGGCCATTGTTCTTTGGTGGGCCCCTGGAAGAAGATGGTTTATTTTTGGTGAGTACCAGTGGCAGTGATGATGGGGTGAGGAGGAGTGGGGTTTTTGAGGAAGTAATGAAGGGTTTGTATTATGGGAGTAAGGAGAGTGTGGGGTGTGCAGCTGAAATGGTGAAGAGGAATGTGGTTGGGGTTGAAGACTTCAGGTTCTTTGATGGGTATTGTGGGTGGGAGAAAGCGCAACTAAAGGATGAAATAAGAGCTGGTTATTGGACAGTTGCGGCTTGTAGTCCAAGTGTAATAGGGTTGGCTAGTAGTGTACCTAGTGTTGGGTTGTGGGAGGAGGTTCTGGGGCTTATGGGCCCAAGAAAAGTTTGGTGA